The nucleotide sequence CTGAGCCTGACGATAAGAATAAGAAAGGTAAAAAAGATTAACCTCGTTGGTCCTTTTGTGAGGTTTTGCATtgtgatttttatataaaaataataaacagATAAGAGGGTCTTTTTTAATTTGGTCTTGAATCAATGTGATGCTCTGTCGTCCCAGTTTAATTGTCCTGTTTTGACTTTAGAGGTCTTGTCTttccaactttgactttaaatatatctatttttattatatattattcaaTGAAATTTATATCAATGGATTggtttttgaatatatttttaccGGTATAGTGATcatcaagtattatataacacaCACAAAGTAATTTAAAGTCAAAGTTAGAAAGAAAAGACCTCTAAACAAGACAAGAACTGGGGACAAAGGGAGTAGTAAATAATCATGAAGAAGACAATTAGTGAACCTAGGTAACTTTTACCTTAATTCCCCAATTTTATGTGTGACGTTAGTGGTTTTTTAATGAAGTTTCTAAAATTTAACACCCTAATCACAAAGTTCAGATTTTCTTATACACTGAGATGATGTATATGTCAGGTCGTAAGCTATTGTTATATAGAATTTGATACTCTTGAGGAGGTAATTGAGTTTTTTTTTACAGTGGATGAATTGGCCAAGTGCAATGAGAAGGTGGGTAAAGTTGTTAACGGGACGAAAACGAGAACGTATTTCCCGTTTAAACAAGGCTACCTTTCAGTAGCAACTTTTCGGGTCGGATCAGAAGGCATCCAAATGACAGTTGACGGGAAACACATAACATCGTTTGCTTTTCGAGAAGTAATTTCTTCAACTTTACTAATTCTTTAACACCAAAAAATTTAATAATCTTAAACCTCTTTGAAAATTGAcctcttctcttttttttttttttttttttttttaattaaaacagACTTTGGAGCCTTGGCTTGTTAGTGAAGTAAGAATTTCGGGAGACTTAAAATTGGTGTCAGTTGTAGCCAGTGGTTTACCAACTTCTGAAGATTCAGATCATATCATTGACTTAGAATCTCTTAAATCGCCTTCGATTCCTCTTAAGAAAAAGATTAATCTATTAATTGGTGTGTTTTCAACTGCAAATAATTTTAAACGTCGAATGGCTGTTCGAAGAACATGGATGCAATATCCTGCAGTGAAATCAGGAGAAGTAGCTGTTCGTTTTTTCGTTGGTTTGGTGAGTAGTTATTTAATTCGTCTTATTTAGTGCTCAATCTTAAATttatacaataaataaataaataaaatatgattataattatatgatTAATGCAGCATAAAAATCGAGTGGTGAATGAGGAATTATGGAATGAGGCAAAGACTTATGGAGATATACAGTTGATGCCTTTTGTTGACTATTATAGTCTTATATCTTGGAAGACCATTGCTATATGCATCTTTGGGGTGCGTATTTATACATTCATCCAAGGTTGTAGAAGTCGTGAATCGGGGACGAGTCGGTCGGGACCTTGGAGGGACGCTTCGGACTAGTCAGGGACGATTCGGACTAGCCGGGGACGAGTCTGGCGTAGACCGCGTGTTGACTTTTAGTATTAAacaaattatacatatttatatgcGTTGACTGGGCGTTGACTTTTAGTAAAAAGGTAAAAGGTAGAAGATTTTCCCTGTTCGGGCTACCttggagggcgagtaatccgaccccatactctgatgtacgcagcccagCAAGATTACTCACTCGCTGTTTCCAATCCAtccctggccaccactaaatattcgcccTTTACGgaattcgaacctgagacctcttgcaaggaactcgGGGCCCCAACCACTGGGCGTTGACTTTTAGTATTAAACAAATTAAAcattttaatattacatataaatataacaaacataaaaaataaatatttcaaacatagatatatgacacaaaatctaattttaaaaaatataatttttttaacaTAACTTTGAATTTGACGGACTCAGACCTGACTCGGACTGACTTTAACCCGACCTTTTTGCGTTAACCGACTTTTAAGGTGTTTTTGGGCGAGTCAGGACGGGCTGGTCCACAAACCAATGCTTCGGTTGACTTTTACAATAGTGCTTTCATACTCCGTGAGGAATTATGTTATGTGTTTCTAACTATATATCTATAACAGACAGAAGTTATCTCTGCACAATATGTCATGAAGACAGATGATGATGCATTTGTTCGTGTAGATGAAGTATTGCTTTCATTAAAACGAGTCAATGTTAGTCAAGGATTGCTTTACGGTCTAATTAATTCTGACTCACAACCCCATCGAAATCCTGACAGCAAGTGGTATATCAGCCCCGAGGTATCCTATTCAATTAAAACTAGTCATCATATTATGTATCAAAAAATAGTCAACTGTTATGTGTTTTTACCTTTTTACCCCTCTTGAAAATTTATCCTCTTTATGTTAGGAATGGCCGGAAGAAAAATACCCTCCATGGGCACATGGTCCCGGGTATGTTGTGTCTAGTGACATAGCAAAGGCGATTAACAATAATCACAAACAAGGCCGACTAAAGGTATTATTTCAAAGCTTTAAGGTTtttcagaaaaaaaaaagaaaaaaagaaggttAAAAAAACTCATTACCTTGTTTGCTGAAACAGATGTTTAAGCTTGAAGATGTAGCAATGGGGATCTGGATTGCAGATTTAAAAAAGAATGGTTTAGAAGTGAAATACGAGAAAGAAGAGCGCGTGTATAACGAAGGATGTAAAGACGGTTACGTTGTTGCTCACTATCAAGGACCTCGAGAAATGCTGTGTTTATGGCAGAAGATACAAGAAGACAACCGAGCTTTTTGCTGTGGTAATTGACAGTTATACCCCTCTATAGCCAAATAACTCACATAACTAAACAGGGTAACACTATTGTTGTATCAGTGTAGTTAGGTACTTTGTTTACCGATGCATATAGATACGTAGATCTTGTTCAGTCTAGTATATATACGGGTATTTTAGCGTCAGAGTTATTCATCGATCGATGTTTTTGTAGGACTATTTGAGAGAAATATATTTGTATGATTATTCTTTGATGTATGCTATGCTTTGTTCATGGCACAAACAGAAAATTACATAACAGTTAACTATTACCATTGCAATACAATTAGTTATAACATCATCGACATCATTGCTAGGTTGTATCCTATATATACAATTAATACTCGAATGACTAATATAAAGGTCCAAGAAACCCGTAAGGGTTTGTATATTAAATTGTATATAAGAAACTGGACGAATAAAGAAAGCATACTATGTCATACTTGATAATCAATGCATGTAAAAGTACCTAATCAGTATTATTAGCAAATTAGCAAAGTAAATATATATCTAAAAAACGTGTTCAGAAACGTAAATTACTAAATTCGATATAATTATATCGAAGGATGTAatgaaaatcatttcataagtaGATTAAGATTAATTTGTATCAAATGCAATTAAAGCATCAAGATTAAGTTTATAGGTATTTTTAAAAAACGTGGAAATagctatttatatcaaatcaatagTCAAATAGAAGAGTAGATTAACGAAATGTATACATTATGTTTCAAAACTTGGTTACaatagtagtaaagttataattttatgTAAAGATTATTTATAGATTCAATACAATATGAAGTACATTCACTAAAAATGCGGTATGTCTTGCCAACAGATCGCCCATATTAGCACCTTTATGCAGGAACTTTATATAGCATATAAGTTTTCCTTTTGAATTGATGCACCAGAGATTGTACCCTTCACATTACCATCTTTAATCCTCTCGGGCGTGTTGGCGTGTTGGTGGGTAGGGGTGAGGTGCTTGATGGGCGTGCTGGTAAACTGCTTGCTAAAGAGGTGCCGTGCTGAGTAGCGTGTTGCTGGGTAAGGGTTGggtatttttaatttctttttcattttcctttcatTTATTATTGAttttaattacttttatatattattttgtacattataaaaaaaattaataaaacgaactaaaattcaaattaaaaaatacgattacattaaaaaaaaatcctaaattactttatttaaaattcctaaaaatgaaaaaaatacataattaaaagTCCTAAATTACGTTAAAAACgtcctaaaaattaaaaaaacaatacataatatatttttttttaatatatagagTCTTGACTGACGTAACCGGACTCAAGGCTACTCGAATCGGAGTGCGCCTGATTGTAAGTCGATTCACCCATGTTTACGAGATATAACTCAATTCGACAGGGTCGTGTCTTGCCTCGCTCTTTTTGTGCATCCCATTGCTCATCGTTAAACAGAAACATCAAGGACTGCTGCCCTTCATCAAAATACACAATTTGCGTAAAAACGTAAGGCATTTCTTTTTTCGAAATACACAACTTTTCAACACAGTTTcatttttcttttagggttttctctaaaacccttagatCAGGTTTACTTTTATTGTAATCAAGAttattcaagttttaattcaagtttctttcatctacctttttaaggtatgattctatccttattttattgtttATTCAGTTTTATGTACTTTAATCGTTTCtgttcgtctaccattatgaactaaacgttcatagtggttacgtggacgaaaactaaacttcgtctgggaatcagatgaagccgccggcttcaccagtCAAAAGCCGCCGGCTTGACTGGAACAAAGCTGCCGGCTTTGTGCttcatccgtacagtttctggttcttttccatatCTGTATgtttgagtttctgtaatgatatttaaaCTGTGTTGAATCTGTtatgtgaaatgtctcgttcatattgattataaacgttccatattaattgatttcgttgcgaggttttgacctttatatgagacgtttttcaaagactgcattcatttttaaaacaaccataacctttattttatcaataaaggttttaaaaacattacgtagattatcaaataatgataatctaaaatatactgtttacacgcgaccattacataatggtttacaatagaaatatattacatcgacatatgtttcttgaatgcagtttttacacaatatcatacaaacatggactccaaattttgtccttattttagtatgcaacagcggaagctcttagtattcacctgagaataaacatgctttaaacgtcaacaaaaatgttggtgagttataggtttaacctatatatatcaaatcgtaacaatagaccacaagatttcatatttcaatacacatcccatacatagagataaaaatcattcatatggtgaacacctggtaaccgacattaacaagatgcatatataagaatatccccatcattccgggacacccttcggatatgatataaatttcgaagtactaaagcatccggtactttggatggggtttgttaggcccaatagatctatctttaggattcgcgtcaattagggtgtctgttctctaattcttagattaccagacttaataaaaaggggcatattcgatttcgataattcaaccatagaatgtagtttcacgtacttgtgtctattttgtaaatcatttataaaacctgcatgtattctcatcccaaaaatattagattttaaaagtgagactataactcactttcacagatatttccttcctcgaaaataagacttggccacggatcgattcacgaacctcaagttttctggataaaactacgggaaatgagaaaaatggatctagcttcaaaggatccttgaatggcttgaaagttcttgaagtagaaagataacctactgtaaataacaaaggttccttgatcttagatgattacttggaatggattagaaagcttggaagtagacttgcaaacttggaagtattcttgagttttatgaaactatacttatggaatttatgaagaacacttagaacttgaagatggaacttgagagagatcaattagatgaagaaaattgaagaatgaaagtgtttgtaggtgtttttggtcgttggtatatggattagatataaaggatatgtaattttgttttcatgtaaataagtcatgaatgattactaatatttttgtaattttatgagatatttcatgctagttgccaaatgatggttcccacatgtgttaggtgactcacatgggctgctaagagctgatgattgaagtgtatataccaatagtacatacatctaaaagctgtgtattgtacgagtacgaatacgggtgcatacgagtagaattgttgatgaaactgaacgaggatgtaattgtaagcatttttgttaagtagaagtactttgatatgtgtcttgaagtctttcaaaagtttaagaatacataccaaaacacaacatgtatatacattctaatggagtcgttaagtcttcgttagtcgttacatgtaagtgttgttttgaaacctataagttaacgatctcaattaatgttgtgaacccaatgtttattatatcaaatgagatgttaaattattatgttatcattatattatgatgtatgaatatctcttaatatgatatatacattaaaatatcgttacaacgataatcgttacatataagtctcgtttcgtaattcttgagttagtagtattgtttttacatatgtagttcattgttaacaaaattaatgatatatttaaatatcattttatcatgttaaatatagtgtatcaatatcttaatatgatacatatgtatttagtagacgttatcataacgataatcgttatatatatcatttcgagtttcttaacttagtaatctcatttcttatgtatatcacacattgttaatatacttagtgagatacttactcatcataatctcatgtcaaccatatatatatatatatatatatatatatatatatatatatatatatatatgtctatatataccacaacatgtagtttttacaattttgtaacgttcgtgaatcgccggtcaacttgggtgatcaattgtctatatgaaacttatttcatttaatcaagtcttaataagtttgattgcttaacactttggaaacatttagtcatgtaaatatcaatctcaattaatatatataaacatggaaaagttcgggtcactacattatgctttaatatacttgtttgtcatgcttaatgattagattacatgattttaggattgattagtacttaatacgatgatctattattcgattcatgcgacttgtttagatctagtccatcaaacttgttaaattgaattgcatgcaactaggttaaaaaACATAATAGTGATAAATCTATTGAATTTGAGTTACACTTATATAAtaaagtttgatattgttaggcttagtcgaatATCCTCTGTTTGGTAgtgtttgattaatgattgcatgaaaatttAGTAGtaattaactttcagctagtaacttgagttgatctacttaatgtttaatagcttatataatttgtcagtataTTTGCATGTTAGTCCGCATCAtaagattaatatgtatcatgtagttgaattgtaacaccccgtttttcagttacgcattatttcgaacgtcattcaaaatacgaggcatgtaagcgtatatttggatcccaaataaagttggagttgaggttctaaaaccttaccattggatagtaaatctcattaaatttccaacgatatttgattcatcaaaaatggagctacggtttgaaagttatgaccaaaacaagtttcaatttctgtctcagttcattgggacgccgtccagccattttggatgccgtccaaatggcctgacgggccagctgtgatattttaaagtttttaaaagagggtatttgggtcttttcacttgggggtcgtttgggccatcaaaactgatccaaattcattcttatccccatttccaccttcccaaacactctcatccattcctagagagagagggaccaatttagagagagagagagagcttggtttggggaagaagaagggtgaatcgggtcgAGTCGAGagtgttaatgttgttcacctcattcacggctacgttgtggtagtgttggtaagttctaaatccaaatttcattgttaagattattgtttgagttagacTTTGTGCTAGGTAGAGTTATAATCCACTTATTATGAAATTTGGGgttttttgggtaagattcatgtaagtaaacccgaattggtgacttagggttttgattgatgaaattgtgagtttggatcttgcatgtgttgtttaaacttagaacacttgtgtactagtgattttggtgtgtgttgacttgattttgggtgtaaaccctaatttgggtcaaatgggtattttgggtcaagtaagcttgattcggtgtcaaattaagttttgagtcaagttttggtaaatcaagtatgtaaatacttgatttaggtgttagttggtgttttggaaagttaatcactagccgttagtgattaaagatatttttggaacttatgtcaaaatgggttgactttgatgggtcaaaattggtaatgacactagttttggtcaaatggatgttaaacgcttttgttaagtattAAGTGGCTTTTTCGCATGAAAGTAATCATGGGAAGTGATTTTGATTTAAATGGTGTCAAGAATAATTTAGATTAAATTGTACTTGCTTgatgggtcgaaattaccacccgtagtggtaattggtgaagtccactttaggtgtctaaatgggcggtttgtggaggtaggtacaaacccttggttaagggtgttgaagtcgaattctctcgtagagaatgtatgttgattgtttgtatatctatatgcacattataggtaaaaggtttgctcggttgcgttttgaggcgatttacatatatgacttgtgcgggaatttcgaggtgagtggaataattatatgcgtatgtatataatgtatttatttgtatgctatggtatgaaccaaagagccgatagtgccatagtatgtgcgattgtgctatgatgtgaaccaaagagccggtagcgtcatagtacgtgtgttgtagtgtgaaccaaagagccggtagcactacgacatgagttgttagagtgtgaactgtcacgacccggaaaatttcgactaattttaaaccatattctcgatacgatgtaatatttttgacacgataagcaaagtctgttaggttgagtctcaaaaattttgaactgttgtcatatattcaattaccctttgactgttcccgacgattcacgaaccattatttgtaaatagatacatatatttaaatatatgaatatataataataatttggaatattatttgaaatattatatgatttaatgataggaaataaatatataaaataatatgcgatgtaataaaaactattaagttattaaatatatatatagatatttatttttatatataataatacttgtaaacatataatattatatttatttgtttaaaaagatataattaatataattagttacttaaatttttttaattaagattagttatatatatagaaagagcgaatattaaagataaatgattttgagcttaatagGTAAACGtgggtaacactcggttgatggttTGTTagctttaatatagatattgtacatattcatgaagaatttaaataaaagttggagtgtaaattgatcacgaagattctagatttattaaaaatatttttatcctttttagtttaaatattagtact is from Rutidosis leptorrhynchoides isolate AG116_Rl617_1_P2 chromosome 10, CSIRO_AGI_Rlap_v1, whole genome shotgun sequence and encodes:
- the LOC139871980 gene encoding beta-1,3-galactosyltransferase GALT1-like, encoding MKKWYIYVLSVSLLTLTLFGYIVMKNPIRQSYISPPSYNTTNPLEWINSSTPPVHNPLNDSQVVSTDELVSTLFTKRNITFSEKQPLYTWNHLKHLITHDRVLPNTVEAIKDAGIAWNNLMTSVEDEKRNVNRTSGERKKQKKCPHFLSKINATEVNDTGFKLRVPCGLTQGSSVTFIGIPSGLLGNFRVDLTGEPLPGEPDPPVILHYNVRLHGDKITEDPVIVQNTWTIGHDWGEEERCPNPEPDDKNKKVDELAKCNEKVGKVVNGTKTRTYFPFKQGYLSVATFRVGSEGIQMTVDGKHITSFAFRETLEPWLVSEVRISGDLKLVSVVASGLPTSEDSDHIIDLESLKSPSIPLKKKINLLIGVFSTANNFKRRMAVRRTWMQYPAVKSGEVAVRFFVGLHKNRVVNEELWNEAKTYGDIQLMPFVDYYSLISWKTIAICIFGTEVISAQYVMKTDDDAFVRVDEVLLSLKRVNVSQGLLYGLINSDSQPHRNPDSKWYISPEEWPEEKYPPWAHGPGYVVSSDIAKAINNNHKQGRLKMFKLEDVAMGIWIADLKKNGLEVKYEKEERVYNEGCKDGYVVAHYQGPREMLCLWQKIQEDNRAFCCGN